TTTGTGAGCAGTTGCATTTTAGTGTAAACTTCTTTGCAGGATGTAGGCTTTTACATAGCTTTTCTTTGAAGACCATAACATGGAACCAGGACCTTGTAACATTCCCTTTCTccacttccccccccccccccctatcttTCGTTGGCctgatttgtgcagatatccgtTTCCAGCTTCATCACATTCCTTCTGCAGGTCGTGATGTTGAGGTCTGAATTAGGTAGGTTTACGGTTTATCCGGGCACTGTAATTAGGGTGTCTTCTAAAGCGAGAAGAAAAGAAATGGAGCCTTGAGCCGAGTTTTTGAACCTTCATGAAGTGTTTAATATTCGTTGAGTATGTTCCATAATTCTAATGTGTTACCAACGTTCTTAGGTTTAAGTGTTTTGATTTCTTGCTATGAGGGCTCCCTAAAAGTGAAGCCTACATCAACTATAATTTAGTTAAAATTAGTATTATATTTCTATAGTTCGTGTTTCGTCATTTTGTCGATTTGttaacagaaatcctgcaataatttgtcatttgattttattCCAAATCATCCAGCTTTTCGTCTCATCTCTTGTCTCTAAACTTCAACTTTATGTCCAACAAGTCAACTCGGCTCTTGAAGATACCAGCCAGCAAGTTCTGGCAGGCCTCCCCCGGGTAATGAAAGATGCCCAACATCTACAAAGTGAAGTGATCTCACTTCGTACAAAAATGACCGAGGTACAGTCGGAAATTTGCCAAGTACAAGAAGAAACTGGTGCTTGTATGTCGAATCTAGAGCGATTGGATTCACTCAAGACGAAATTACAATTGGCCAAACAAGGACTACAAGAATCTGATGGATGGGGCAAGCTTGTGGCTGAGCTGGAAGACCTTTTTGAGAGAAACGATTTGATTAAAATTTGTGAGAAATTGGATTCATTGCAAAAGTCACTTGCAGCACAGGAAGGACTTCCGGGGCAGAGTGATCGCGAAAGCCAAGTAGAAGGTTTCAAAAATCGACTAGAAGCGCTAGCAAGTCCTGCAGTTGTGCAATGTTTCACTGTTGGTGATGCGGGTAAGCAATTCTTTCCATTTTTCCCAAAATGTAattgaaattaacaatttttcccTTCATTATGTACAGAACAAGCTAGAaagtatgtgaaaatattctccAGCATGAGACGTTTACCTCAGCTCACTCAGTATTATCGAACAGTTCAGAAAACAGCACTCCAGCAACATTGGAGTGAGATCCTGGATTTATCGGAGAATTCAAATCGGTTTTTACATGATTTTTATGAATACTTGGCAGAAAATTACCAAAAGCAAGTGAGTTTAGGTAGAAATGCGAATATTGTCATTGGATTAATAATTTCTCGTCTACGATTTTTTCAGGTAAAATGGTGTGCTAATGTTTTCGGGCAACAATCAAGTAGCGAAGCGATCCTGGCCTTAATAGAATTATTTTCATCGCTACAACCCAGTCGGGAGTCTACAATTTTGGGTGCACTTAAACGATCTaatgaaaaattggaaattctgCAGGAATTCTCGAGTGCTAACATTTACTTTGCGAATTTACTTCAGAAGAGTTTCGATACAACTGGAAGTATGGGAAAATAGTATAAGTAGTAAGCGGTAGTTATTATctacttttttcttttaatttttgtagTCCAACCAGTAAAGGAGAATATTGGGAAACTTTCAAAAGTGATATTCGTTTACTTCAATACATTTATCAGTCAGTATCCTGCTATCGAACAGAATTGGCTTGCAACAAACTTAACGACCATAAACTCGTCACAGACGTCTGCAATGGAAACTGTTAGGACCTTGGGTAATGCTAATCGAAAGATGATTGAATGGGCGGAAGAAGCACTGAAGAGATGTGAGAGCATAACCCAAAATTGCGGAATAGTTGCGCTGACGACGGTCCTAAACGTAAGTTTTGATAAAACTATTTTCGATGTGTTTGATTCATCAGAAGTATTGTATCAATTTGCTAAAATGGGCTCAGTTGTTGGAATTTAAAAAGGAATGTATCCTTCCCCTTTCAGTCAATCTTAAAACAATTCATCGAAAAATACAAAAAGGCCCAACAACAACTAAGCGCAAGTCGTAGTGTTGAGCAAAATTGGAGTCTTCTTCAAAACTGCATGTCATTGCTACAAAATCTTGGTGACTTGCAAACACTGCTTAAGCAACTTGAGAAGAAAGTGAGCGAGAAGGTTTTGGAAACTAACACACGCTTGGAAGAGGTAGATGATTCCTATTTAGGCTATCTGTTGATCGAGAAACGCGACAAAAACGAGCTAAAAAAATGTGTAGCCAAAGTGAAGGATAGCCAACAGAAGGAGTTGCTGGCGACAGATACAAATGAATCGCCATGTGGCATATTTGCTGGAGTTTTTGAGGCAATTCGTCCAATTTGTATTGAAACACATGATACAACGTTGGCGGCTGTTTTTGCACCAATTGAAAATCATCTACAAAATATTGAACCACCAGAAATTGTAAATGCATCGGGTGGAGACTTGCCGGACTATAGTTTTGCACCGCAGGAGTTTATTACGCAGGTGAGAATATAACTTAACTTTAAAACTTTGATTGATTTTTCGTTATAAAAATGGTTGCTATGAACCATAGAAAGTCTAGTTTCGTTACTTTTTATCAAAAATTAGGTTTTCTACTTGTCCAAAAACACTCATTGCCAATCAGTTTcagatttttattatatttaatttcaGATTGGTCAATATTTGCTTACATTGCCCCAACATTTGGAGCCATTACTCCTTTCTCCGGCTCCTGCTTTGAAAGTTGCTTTGGAATCGTGCGATAAGAAATATACGAAAAACATTCCCAGTGCTGATGTGCTTTTATCGTTGATCGTGGAAGAGTGCTGTGCTATGTATCAGacccaaatattgcagataaAATCATTGAACACGTCGGCTGCCAAACAAGTTGCTACCGATATCGGTGAGTGAAATTTAAGATTGTAATAGAATAGGATATTCAACACATTTAGGGTATTATATTTATCGTCCTTCTGCGATTGCACATAGAATTGACTTAACTTAAAGGTCATCATCAgcggcgaaacaaccggtatccggtctaggtctgccttaataaggaactccagacatctcggttttgcgccgaggtccaccaattcgatatccctaaaagctgtctggcgtcctgacctacgccatcgttccatctcaagcagggtctttgtttgtttttcccgtttggccagtgcgatttgatgttgttggttgattggttttcggtgctgatgttgccaccatatattttgtcttgcctacattgatgtgcagcccaagatctcgcgccacctgctcgatctggatgaaggcagtttgtacatctcgtcgttcttccgatgatgtcgatatcggcagcacagaccagtagttaggtggacttgaaaaggatcgtacccctcgcatttacctcagcatcacggatcaccttttccACGGctgggttaaagaggacgcaagatAGGGTatatccttgtcttagaccgttgttgatgtcgaatggtcttgaaagtgatactGCTACCttaatctggcctcgcacattggccagggtcagcctagtcagtttgtcaatttcgtcaagtaccgaattcttccatggccgtatacagttttaccctggctatactatcataggcgaccttaaagtcgacgaaaaaatggtgcaattgatgttcatattccaacagtttttccatcgcttgctgcagagagaaaatctgatctgttgttgatttgcctagagtgaagcctctttgttatgggccaatgaaggaagagagcggagaatatcctatagatggtactcagttaccggatacctctataattgcgctgtgtgatatctcccttgttatgtatgagagagataatggctcgttgccagtcgtcaagtattgatccgcagtcccacaccttgaccataagttgatgaactacttggtgtaattggtcgcctccatattaaaccaatttagctgtaattacatcggctactggcgacttttgatttttaagccgatgaattgcacggactctttcttctatatttggtggtggcagtatctgtccgtcgtcttcagtt
The window above is part of the Hermetia illucens chromosome 3, iHerIll2.2.curated.20191125, whole genome shotgun sequence genome. Proteins encoded here:
- the LOC119651445 gene encoding conserved oligomeric Golgi complex subunit 7 — protein: MDIEAFSDESFDATAWINSTFKNSEQQDNKELFVSSLVSKLQLYVQQVNSALEDTSQQVLAGLPRVMKDAQHLQSEVISLRTKMTEVQSEICQVQEETGACMSNLERLDSLKTKLQLAKQGLQESDGWGKLVAELEDLFERNDLIKICEKLDSLQKSLAAQEGLPGQSDRESQVEGFKNRLEALASPAVVQCFTVGDAEQARKYVKIFSSMRRLPQLTQYYRTVQKTALQQHWSEILDLSENSNRFLHDFYEYLAENYQKQVKWCANVFGQQSSSEAILALIELFSSLQPSRESTILGALKRSNEKLEILQEFSSANIYFANLLQKSFDTTGIQPVKENIGKLSKVIFVYFNTFISQYPAIEQNWLATNLTTINSSQTSAMETVRTLGNANRKMIEWAEEALKRCESITQNCGIVALTTVLNSILKQFIEKYKKAQQQLSASRSVEQNWSLLQNCMSLLQNLGDLQTLLKQLEKKVSEKVLETNTRLEEVDDSYLGYLLIEKRDKNELKKCVAKVKDSQQKELLATDTNESPCGIFAGVFEAIRPICIETHDTTLAAVFAPIENHLQNIEPPEIVNASGGDLPDYSFAPQEFITQIGQYLLTLPQHLEPLLLSPAPALKVALESCDKKYTKNIPSADVLLSLIVEECCAMYQTQILQIKSLNTSAAKQVATDIEYVGSVLDELGLNLSGHLQQTAALLRAPADNYLSLSSGCEPRLVTAIRQMREIISTE